One Panicum virgatum strain AP13 chromosome 3N, P.virgatum_v5, whole genome shotgun sequence DNA segment encodes these proteins:
- the LOC120667585 gene encoding uncharacterized protein LOC120667585, giving the protein MAPIADVFYDLIALVNDGSKPDKVFKDKDVNFVAKALKEYCGEIVSPTQVYNHLRKWRQKWSKVAKLKDLSGALWDSDANAIMLDHDHFLGHCKDHPKDAEFLNCPIRFYTDMEAIFSHSQATRKWALGSGEALGQNQSKTVMVKEEGPSMTQPFPSKAHFDVGEGSKTMEVPSTTVGGKRNRVNFTEDKVIMLINMSDAVNNVANALRETGLAHVDANLYLAAMDMPGFPEEALIVAYTFRLDNKAQGRGFVNMSDAHRTLWLGTFLAKNYCM; this is encoded by the exons ATGGCTCCAATTGCTGATGTTTTTTATGACTTGATTGCTCTAGTCAATGATGGTAGCAAGCCTGATAAGGTTTTCAAGGACAAGGATGTGAACTTTGTGGCCAAAGCCCTTAAGGAGTACTGTGGGGAGATAGTTAGCCCAACTCAGGTGTACAACCACCTGAGGAAGTGGAGGCAGAAGTGGTCTAAGGTGGCCAAGCTGAAGGACCTTAGTGGAGCTTTATGGGATAGTGATGCCAATGCTATCATGCTTGACCATGACCACTTTCTTGGTCACTGCAAG GACCATCCCAAAGATGCAGAGTTCTTGAACTGCCCTATTAGGTTCTACACTGATATGGAGGCCATTTTTAGCCATTCACAGGCCACTAGGAAGTGGGCACTTGGGTCTGGTGAAGCCTTAGGGCAGAACCAGTCTAAAACTGTTATGGTGAAGGAGGAAGGGCCTTCTATGACCCAACCATTTCCTAGCAAAGCCCACTTTGATGTTGGAGAGGGTAGCAAAACCATGGAGGTGCCTTCCACAACTGTGGGTGGCAAGAGGAACAGGGTGAATTTCACTGAGGATAAGGTGATTATGTTGATTAACATGTCTGATGCAGTCAACAATGTGGCTAATGCTCTTAGGGAGACTGGTCTTGCTCATGTTGATGCTAACCTATATCTTGCTGCAATGGACATGCCTGGCTTTCCTGAGGAGGCACTTATTGTTGCCTACACCTTCCGCCTAGACAACAAGGCCCAAGGCAGGGGCTTTGTGAACATGAGTGATGCCCATAGGACCCTTTGGCTTGGGACCTTCCTGGCCAAGAACTACTGTATGTAG